The proteins below are encoded in one region of Paenisporosarcina cavernae:
- a CDS encoding GlsB/YeaQ/YmgE family stress response membrane protein has translation MAFILYLIIGGIIGWLAGLLLGKDLPGGIIGNIIAGIIGAWIGGSLFGDFGPSLWGMAIIPALLGAIILVFIVSLILRALRK, from the coding sequence ATGGCATTTATTCTTTATTTAATTATCGGCGGTATCATTGGTTGGTTAGCAGGTCTACTTTTAGGAAAAGACTTACCAGGTGGAATTATTGGTAACATCATCGCAGGTATCATTGGTGCTTGGATCGGTGGAAGTCTATTTGGAGACTTTGGTCCTTCTCTTTGGGGTATGGCAATTATTCCAGCTTTACTAGGTGCAATTATTCTAGTATTTATCGTAAGTCTTATCTTACGTGCTTTACGTAAATAA
- the parE gene encoding DNA topoisomerase IV subunit B, translated as MTTKKNMNTYNDDAIQVLEGLEAVRKRPGMYIGSTDARGLHHLVYEIVDNAVDEALAGHGDHIKVTIHEDNSISVRDYGRGMPTGIHKTGKPTPEVIFTVLHAGGKFGQGGYKTSGGLHGVGASVVNALSSFVEVTIHRDGQKFRQRFENGGKPVTTLEKLGSTKETGTLIHFLPDPTIFSTTKYNYETLSERLRESAFLLKGLKIDLVDLRSDVHETFYFETGIEAFVEYLNEEKDVLHKVAYVEGSQDELEVEFSFQFNDGYSETILSFVNNVRTRDGGTHETGAKTALTRVFNEYARKIGLLKEKDKNLDGLDIREGITAIVSVRIPENLLQFEGQTKGKLGTSEARSAVDAVVSEKVMYFLEENADLSASLVRKAIRASQAREAARKAREDARNGKKRKKSDTLLSGKLTPAQSRNAAKNELYLVEGDSAGGSAKQGRDRSFQAILPLRGKVINTEKAKLEDIMKNEEIATIIHAIGGGVGADFSVADIAYDKIVIMTDADTDGAHIQVLLLTFFYRYMKPLIEAGKVYIALPPLYKVYRGVGKKEVVEYSWTEVELDAAIKKIGKGYGIQRYKGLGEMNADQLWETTMNPETRTLIRVTIEDASRVERRVTTLMGDKVEPRRKWIESNVNFGLDEESNILENDFIHAEEELV; from the coding sequence ATGACCACAAAGAAAAATATGAATACATATAATGACGATGCAATTCAAGTATTAGAAGGACTCGAAGCCGTACGTAAGCGGCCAGGTATGTATATCGGTTCGACGGATGCTCGCGGATTGCATCATTTAGTTTACGAGATTGTTGATAATGCAGTGGATGAAGCACTAGCAGGTCACGGCGATCACATAAAAGTTACTATACACGAAGACAATAGCATTAGTGTTCGAGACTACGGTCGAGGGATGCCAACCGGAATACATAAAACCGGGAAACCAACGCCTGAAGTAATTTTTACTGTACTTCATGCTGGTGGAAAGTTCGGTCAAGGTGGGTATAAAACGAGTGGAGGCTTGCATGGTGTAGGTGCTTCTGTTGTAAATGCACTTTCTTCATTTGTAGAAGTAACTATACATCGTGACGGTCAGAAGTTTCGTCAGCGTTTTGAAAATGGTGGAAAACCTGTCACGACGCTTGAAAAGCTTGGTTCTACAAAAGAAACTGGCACACTTATTCATTTCTTACCAGATCCGACGATTTTCTCTACAACAAAATATAATTATGAAACGCTAAGTGAGAGATTACGAGAGTCTGCGTTTTTATTGAAAGGACTAAAAATTGATCTAGTCGATTTACGTTCTGATGTCCACGAAACATTCTACTTTGAAACAGGAATAGAAGCCTTCGTGGAATATTTGAATGAAGAAAAAGACGTCCTTCATAAAGTTGCATACGTGGAAGGTTCTCAAGACGAACTGGAAGTAGAGTTTTCGTTTCAATTTAACGATGGCTATTCAGAAACGATTCTTTCTTTCGTAAACAACGTACGTACTCGTGATGGTGGAACGCATGAGACTGGTGCCAAAACGGCACTTACTCGCGTATTTAATGAATATGCTCGAAAAATAGGATTATTAAAAGAGAAAGACAAAAACTTAGATGGACTGGACATACGGGAAGGTATTACAGCAATTGTTTCTGTGCGAATTCCAGAGAATTTACTACAATTTGAAGGGCAAACTAAAGGCAAGTTAGGCACAAGTGAAGCAAGAAGTGCTGTCGATGCAGTTGTTTCCGAAAAAGTGATGTATTTCCTTGAAGAAAATGCTGATTTAAGCGCTTCTCTAGTACGAAAAGCAATTCGTGCATCGCAAGCTCGTGAGGCAGCGCGTAAAGCGAGAGAAGACGCCCGAAATGGGAAAAAACGAAAAAAATCAGATACTCTTTTATCTGGTAAGCTGACACCTGCCCAATCAAGAAATGCCGCAAAAAATGAACTATATCTTGTGGAGGGTGATTCCGCAGGGGGCTCTGCAAAACAAGGACGAGATCGTTCATTCCAAGCAATTTTACCTTTACGTGGAAAAGTCATTAATACCGAAAAAGCAAAGCTTGAAGATATTATGAAAAACGAAGAAATAGCGACGATTATCCATGCTATCGGCGGTGGAGTTGGTGCAGATTTCTCTGTGGCAGATATCGCATACGACAAAATTGTCATTATGACAGATGCTGACACGGATGGTGCGCATATTCAAGTGTTATTACTGACTTTCTTCTATCGTTATATGAAACCGCTGATCGAGGCGGGAAAAGTATATATTGCTTTACCACCGCTATATAAGGTATATCGTGGTGTCGGAAAGAAAGAAGTAGTGGAATACTCCTGGACAGAAGTGGAACTAGATGCCGCGATTAAAAAAATCGGCAAAGGATATGGCATACAGCGCTATAAAGGATTAGGCGAGATGAATGCGGATCAATTGTGGGAGACAACGATGAATCCTGAAACGCGCACATTAATCCGTGTCACAATTGAAGATGCCTCCCGTGTGGAACGTCGAGTCACCACACTTATGGGAGATAAAGTCGAACCACGAAGAAAGTGGATTGAATCCAATGTGAATTTTGGTTTAGATGAAGAAAGCAACATTTTAGAGAATGACTTCATCCATGCCGAGGAGGAACTTGTATGA
- a CDS encoding methyl-accepting chemotaxis protein, translating to MDMVSLNMKETNQLEETKLAAFLEVIPFIHQMLPDIGIGLTNTEEWIAYFPGRKIDIKASKGMKINPQEPLAECISENKKIEALVPEEFFGIPFTGLATPITQGDKVIGAIAIQLQKQTEQELRRISVQIVDFIEKANGRVADIAKGAEGLSDITTNLLEQSTNASIEMKQTDEVISFIKNIANQTNLLGLNAAIEAARAGDMGRGFGIVADEIRKLSKETVSSTEKIQTTLENIKRSMTEISASVEKVVHVGREQAVSTEEISVFIDQMEEMSKQLNKYASEL from the coding sequence ATGGATATGGTAAGTTTGAATATGAAGGAAACAAATCAGTTGGAAGAAACAAAATTAGCAGCATTTTTGGAGGTAATTCCTTTTATTCATCAAATGTTGCCGGACATCGGAATTGGTCTTACTAATACTGAGGAATGGATTGCCTATTTCCCTGGTAGAAAAATTGATATTAAAGCGTCCAAAGGCATGAAAATTAACCCTCAAGAACCTTTAGCAGAGTGTATTTCAGAGAACAAAAAGATCGAAGCACTTGTTCCCGAAGAGTTTTTCGGTATTCCATTTACTGGCTTAGCTACTCCGATCACTCAGGGGGATAAAGTAATTGGTGCGATAGCGATTCAACTGCAAAAACAAACGGAACAAGAATTACGGCGCATCTCTGTCCAGATAGTCGATTTTATTGAAAAAGCGAATGGACGGGTAGCAGATATCGCTAAAGGTGCAGAAGGTCTAAGTGACATTACGACAAATCTTTTAGAGCAATCTACAAATGCTTCAATAGAAATGAAACAAACAGATGAAGTCATTTCATTTATCAAAAACATCGCGAATCAAACAAACTTACTCGGTTTAAATGCAGCAATTGAAGCTGCAAGAGCAGGAGATATGGGTAGAGGGTTTGGAATTGTTGCAGATGAAATTAGAAAATTATCAAAAGAAACCGTGTCTTCGACAGAGAAGATTCAAACGACTTTAGAAAACATTAAACGCTCGATGACAGAAATTTCAGCTTCTGTTGAAAAAGTTGTACATGTTGGAAGAGAACAAGCAGTGTCGACAGAAGAGATTTCGGTCTTTATCGACCAAATGGAAGAAATGAGCAAACAATTAAATAAATATGCTTCTGAATTATAG
- a CDS encoding lytic transglycosylase domain-containing protein has protein sequence MKNKAKQKRNTRIKGIFILLLVPITITIYIATAIIWNEIQSSEIVHDITKVAKDVPNHLGDMEVPKEYIPIYEEAADKYQIPWTLLAAHHRVETRFSTMDPLLSPVGAEGHMQFMPCTFVGWKHPSCGGLGKGEISEKEKTNPATIKKYGGYGVDGNGNGIADPYELTDAIYSAANYLSQNGASDGELKKAIFLYNRSDEYVENVLYFYHQYEDERVALEHSIESNKKEVLH, from the coding sequence ATGAAAAATAAGGCTAAACAGAAAAGAAACACCAGGATAAAAGGTATTTTCATTCTCCTATTAGTACCGATTACGATCACGATTTATATCGCAACAGCAATTATTTGGAATGAAATTCAGTCAAGTGAGATTGTACACGACATCACGAAAGTAGCAAAAGATGTGCCAAATCATTTGGGGGATATGGAAGTCCCAAAAGAATATATCCCAATATATGAAGAGGCTGCGGATAAATATCAAATCCCTTGGACATTGTTAGCAGCTCACCACCGTGTAGAAACTCGGTTTTCTACAATGGATCCATTGCTATCTCCAGTTGGAGCCGAAGGACATATGCAATTTATGCCCTGCACATTTGTCGGTTGGAAACATCCTAGCTGTGGGGGATTGGGAAAAGGAGAAATTTCGGAAAAAGAGAAAACGAATCCTGCCACCATTAAAAAATATGGAGGGTATGGAGTAGATGGGAATGGGAACGGAATAGCCGATCCGTATGAGTTAACAGATGCTATTTATAGTGCAGCAAATTACTTATCTCAAAATGGCGCTTCAGATGGGGAATTAAAAAAAGCCATCTTTCTCTATAATCGTTCCGATGAATATGTCGAAAATGTCTTATATTTTTATCATCAGTACGAAGACGAGAGAGTAGCGTTAGAACATAGTATTGAAAGCAATAAAAAAGAAGTCCTCCATTGA
- a CDS encoding DNA alkylation repair protein produces MKKDWDKTHFIQKLYDARDKELATTMEAYMKNHFVFLGIKSPERLLLMKEYFSDYELPKYPEVLSEAMDVFLLPEREFQYAAIFIVSKYKKKLQVEDLSFFEQLILSKSWWDTVDSIAPTLVGDIVLRNRKIGEKVMGEWSNHSNKWLNRASLLHMLKYKEKTDEALMTELILKHAKSTEFFLQKAIGWLLREYSKTNPSFVQTFVSTYDLAPLSKREAVKHIEKDEQRN; encoded by the coding sequence ATGAAAAAAGACTGGGATAAGACACACTTTATTCAAAAATTATACGATGCTCGCGACAAAGAGCTTGCTACTACAATGGAAGCGTATATGAAAAATCACTTCGTATTTTTAGGGATTAAAAGTCCTGAACGATTGCTTCTTATGAAAGAATATTTTTCTGATTACGAGCTACCGAAGTATCCCGAAGTTCTGTCGGAAGCGATGGACGTATTTTTGTTACCAGAGAGAGAATTTCAGTATGCAGCTATTTTTATCGTCTCGAAGTATAAAAAGAAACTGCAGGTTGAAGATCTCTCATTTTTCGAACAGTTAATTTTATCTAAATCTTGGTGGGATACTGTCGATTCGATTGCACCCACATTAGTTGGAGATATCGTGTTACGAAATCGCAAGATAGGGGAAAAGGTAATGGGGGAGTGGTCCAACCATTCAAATAAATGGTTAAACAGAGCTAGTTTGCTCCATATGTTGAAATACAAAGAAAAAACAGACGAAGCGTTGATGACTGAGCTCATTCTAAAGCACGCGAAATCAACCGAGTTTTTTCTTCAAAAGGCAATCGGGTGGCTTTTAAGGGAATACTCGAAAACAAATCCTTCATTTGTTCAAACATTTGTCTCAACATATGACTTAGCACCATTATCAAAACGGGAGGCGGTAAAACACATTGAAAAAGATGAGCAAAGAAATTGA
- a CDS encoding YvrJ family protein, with amino-acid sequence MEQWLVVIQEVGFPIFVSFYLMHRVETKLQLIHDALVSFKNI; translated from the coding sequence ATGGAACAATGGCTAGTGGTAATTCAAGAAGTAGGATTTCCTATATTCGTGTCCTTTTATTTAATGCATCGAGTAGAGACGAAGCTGCAGTTAATTCATGATGCACTCGTTTCATTTAAAAATATCTAG
- the acnA gene encoding aconitate hydratase AcnA, whose protein sequence is MTKSNLHNSRTSFELNGKTYNYYRLAALEEAGIANVSRLPYSVKVLLESVLRQHDGYVIKDEHVEKLAQWGKDADPEAEVPFKPSRVILQDFTGVPVVVDLAALRSAMAEMGGDPDKINPAIPVDLVIDHSVQVDKYGTQDALNVNMELEFERNAERYQFLSWAQKAYDNYRAVPPATGIVHQVNLEYLANVVHAIENEDGSFETYPDTLVGTDSHTTMINGIGVLGWGVGGIEAEAGMLGQPSYFPIPEVIGVKLTGDLPNGVTATDLALKVTEVLRKKGVVGKFVEFFGPGVVQLPLADRATIANMAPEYGATCGFFPVDEEALDYMRLTGRDDEHIAVVKEYLSKNDLFFTADSVDPTYTDVVELDLSTIEPNLSGPKRPQDLIPLSQMKTEFNQAIVAPQGNQGFGLKAKELDKTAKISFEDGRDVVMPTGAVAIAAITSCTNTSNPFVMLGAGLVAKKAAEKGLVPPAYVKTSLAPGSKVVTGYLRDAGLLEPLASIGFDLVGYGCTTCIGNSGPLLPEIEKGIIDNDLLVTSVLSGNRNFEGRVHPLVKANYLASPPLVVAYALAGTVNIDLQKDSLGKDKDGNDVFFADIWPTTEEVKELLQKTVTPELFRKEYARVFDENERWNAIETSNDSLYAFDSESTYIQNPPFFQDLSREPGSIQTLAGLRVVAKFGDSITTDHISPAGAIGKDTPAGKYLREHGVEIRDFNSYGSRRGNHEVMMRGTFANIRIRNQIAPGTEGGFTTYWPTNEIMPIYDAAMKYQEENTGLVVLAGKDYGMGSSRDWAAKGTNLLGIKTVIAESYERIHRSNLVMMGVLPLQFMPGQSAESLGLTGKEEISVNIAEGVKPRDILKVTAKAADGSVTEFDVLARFDSEVEVDYYRHGGILQMVLRDKLKN, encoded by the coding sequence ATGACAAAAAGTAACTTACACAACAGTCGTACTTCTTTTGAACTAAACGGAAAAACGTATAATTACTATCGTTTAGCTGCATTAGAAGAAGCAGGAATTGCGAATGTTTCTCGCCTTCCTTACTCTGTAAAAGTTCTATTAGAATCAGTATTACGACAACATGATGGATATGTCATTAAAGACGAGCATGTAGAAAAATTAGCACAATGGGGCAAAGATGCAGATCCAGAAGCAGAAGTTCCATTTAAGCCTTCTCGCGTCATTCTACAAGACTTTACTGGTGTGCCAGTAGTTGTTGATTTAGCTGCATTGCGTTCAGCAATGGCAGAAATGGGTGGAGACCCTGACAAAATTAACCCTGCAATTCCAGTAGATCTAGTTATTGACCACTCGGTTCAAGTAGATAAATACGGAACGCAAGATGCGTTAAATGTAAACATGGAATTGGAATTCGAGCGTAATGCAGAGCGTTACCAATTTTTGAGCTGGGCACAAAAAGCGTACGATAACTATCGTGCAGTTCCACCTGCAACAGGTATCGTTCACCAAGTTAACCTAGAATACTTAGCAAACGTTGTTCATGCGATTGAAAACGAAGATGGATCTTTTGAGACATATCCAGATACATTAGTTGGTACGGATTCTCATACAACAATGATCAACGGTATTGGTGTACTTGGATGGGGCGTCGGTGGTATCGAAGCGGAAGCAGGTATGCTAGGTCAACCATCTTATTTCCCAATTCCTGAAGTTATTGGAGTTAAATTAACTGGAGATCTTCCTAACGGAGTTACTGCGACGGATTTAGCGTTAAAAGTAACGGAAGTACTTCGTAAAAAAGGCGTTGTTGGCAAATTTGTTGAATTCTTCGGTCCTGGTGTAGTTCAATTACCACTCGCTGATCGTGCAACTATTGCAAACATGGCTCCTGAATACGGTGCTACTTGTGGCTTCTTCCCAGTAGATGAAGAAGCATTAGATTACATGCGTTTAACTGGTCGTGACGACGAGCACATCGCTGTAGTGAAGGAATATTTATCGAAAAACGACTTATTCTTTACAGCTGATAGCGTAGATCCAACTTATACAGACGTGGTTGAATTAGATTTATCTACAATTGAACCAAACCTGTCAGGTCCTAAACGTCCACAAGATCTAATTCCACTTTCTCAAATGAAAACGGAATTTAATCAAGCAATTGTGGCTCCACAAGGAAACCAAGGGTTTGGATTAAAAGCGAAAGAACTTGATAAAACAGCGAAAATTTCATTCGAGGATGGTCGCGATGTCGTGATGCCAACAGGAGCAGTTGCAATCGCTGCAATTACATCTTGTACAAACACTTCGAACCCATTCGTTATGTTAGGTGCTGGATTAGTTGCGAAGAAAGCAGCTGAAAAAGGATTAGTTCCTCCTGCATATGTAAAAACATCATTAGCACCAGGTTCAAAAGTAGTTACAGGTTACTTACGTGATGCTGGATTACTGGAACCTTTAGCTTCTATTGGTTTTGACCTAGTTGGTTATGGTTGTACAACATGTATAGGTAACTCAGGACCTTTATTGCCAGAAATCGAAAAAGGCATTATTGATAACGACTTACTTGTAACTTCTGTATTATCCGGTAACCGTAACTTTGAAGGACGTGTACATCCCCTTGTGAAAGCGAACTACTTAGCATCTCCACCGTTAGTAGTTGCTTATGCATTAGCTGGAACTGTTAACATTGACCTTCAAAAAGATTCTTTAGGCAAAGACAAAGACGGCAACGATGTATTCTTTGCAGATATTTGGCCAACGACAGAAGAAGTAAAAGAACTTTTACAAAAAACTGTTACTCCTGAATTATTCCGCAAAGAATATGCACGTGTATTCGACGAGAATGAGCGTTGGAATGCGATTGAAACATCAAATGATTCTTTATACGCATTTGATAGTGAGTCAACTTACATTCAAAACCCACCATTTTTCCAAGATCTATCTCGCGAGCCAGGAAGTATTCAAACACTAGCTGGACTTCGTGTAGTAGCTAAATTTGGAGATTCAATTACGACTGACCATATTTCTCCTGCTGGAGCAATTGGGAAAGATACACCAGCTGGTAAATACTTACGTGAACATGGTGTTGAAATTCGTGACTTTAACTCGTACGGATCTCGTCGTGGTAACCACGAGGTAATGATGCGTGGTACATTTGCAAATATTCGTATTCGTAACCAAATTGCGCCTGGTACAGAAGGTGGTTTCACTACTTACTGGCCAACGAATGAAATTATGCCAATTTACGATGCAGCAATGAAGTATCAAGAAGAAAATACTGGTCTAGTAGTGTTAGCTGGTAAAGATTACGGAATGGGATCGTCTCGTGACTGGGCAGCTAAAGGAACAAATCTTCTAGGTATTAAAACAGTCATTGCAGAAAGCTATGAGCGTATTCACCGTTCTAACTTAGTGATGATGGGTGTATTACCACTTCAATTCATGCCAGGTCAATCTGCTGAATCACTTGGATTAACTGGTAAAGAAGAAATCAGCGTAAATATCGCAGAAGGTGTAAAACCTCGTGACATTCTAAAAGTAACAGCTAAAGCTGCTGACGGTTCTGTAACAGAATTCGATGTACTTGCTCGTTTCGATTCAGAAGTTGAAGTAGATTACTATCGTCACGGTGGTATCTTACAAATGGTATTACGTGATAAATTAAAAAACTAA
- a CDS encoding DinB family protein, translated as MSKEIEHLTFIRQKLITEFDAMTETEFQQKPSHEKWSAAEIVDHLVKMEKTIAENIRKEKENPSSKKAWKKPIGITKNRLLKVKAPSYTEPQHVLTSKDKAIQALHTSRNTLLDVYESTAPETLESKSFKHPIFGHVPLYQWFPFVGLHEERHLKQLIEVKKFLRKA; from the coding sequence ATGAGCAAAGAAATTGAACACTTAACATTTATACGACAAAAACTGATAACTGAATTTGACGCTATGACGGAAACAGAATTTCAGCAAAAGCCTTCGCATGAAAAATGGTCTGCTGCTGAAATTGTGGATCACCTTGTTAAGATGGAAAAGACAATTGCAGAGAATATTCGGAAAGAAAAAGAAAATCCTTCAAGTAAAAAAGCATGGAAGAAGCCTATAGGTATTACTAAAAATAGACTTCTTAAAGTGAAAGCTCCAAGTTATACGGAGCCCCAACATGTACTAACGTCTAAAGATAAAGCGATTCAAGCACTCCATACATCTAGAAATACATTACTGGATGTGTACGAAAGTACAGCTCCTGAAACTCTTGAAAGCAAATCTTTTAAGCATCCAATATTTGGACATGTTCCGTTGTACCAATGGTTTCCTTTCGTAGGATTACATGAAGAACGACATCTTAAACAATTAATTGAAGTAAAAAAATTCTTACGTAAAGCATAA
- a CDS encoding SCO family protein yields the protein MRKILIVTISFITIFTLSACSGSSFKADMEWDVEPFHFTSQRGEEVTLDNLKGDVWLASFIFTNCETVCPPMTFNMTEVQEEIMKQGVEDYKIIAFSVDPETDTPEVLTDYLSMYNVPDESKWHLLTGYDQSFISQFARNSFKTAVVDDPQSNQVTHGTSFFLVNQEGKVVKQYSGFKDVPKEQIATDIKLLVEE from the coding sequence GTGCGAAAAATTCTGATTGTTACAATTAGCTTCATCACAATTTTTACTCTTTCCGCCTGCTCAGGCTCTTCCTTTAAAGCCGACATGGAGTGGGATGTGGAACCATTTCATTTCACATCACAACGTGGGGAAGAAGTGACTTTAGATAATTTAAAAGGAGACGTCTGGTTAGCGTCTTTTATCTTTACGAATTGCGAAACTGTTTGTCCACCAATGACATTTAATATGACCGAAGTCCAAGAAGAAATTATGAAGCAAGGGGTAGAGGATTATAAAATTATTGCATTCAGTGTAGATCCTGAAACAGATACTCCAGAAGTATTGACGGATTATTTATCTATGTATAATGTCCCTGACGAATCGAAGTGGCACCTACTAACTGGATATGATCAAAGTTTCATTTCCCAATTTGCACGAAATTCTTTTAAAACGGCTGTTGTCGATGATCCACAATCAAACCAAGTGACCCACGGGACGAGTTTTTTCCTTGTAAATCAAGAAGGAAAAGTTGTGAAACAGTACAGTGGTTTTAAGGACGTTCCGAAAGAGCAAATAGCTACTGACATCAAATTGTTAGTAGAAGAATAA
- a CDS encoding DUF1659 domain-containing protein, with amino-acid sequence MATAEFKEANLKLSYQVGMTPEGKALKRAKSYRNVKENATADQLASAALTFSGFSSHTLLDVEKSVQQDIIN; translated from the coding sequence ATGGCAACTGCAGAATTTAAAGAGGCAAACCTTAAACTTTCGTACCAAGTAGGTATGACTCCAGAAGGGAAAGCACTGAAACGAGCAAAATCGTACCGAAATGTAAAAGAGAATGCAACCGCAGATCAATTAGCATCAGCAGCACTTACATTCAGTGGTTTTTCCTCACACACGCTACTAGATGTAGAGAAAAGTGTGCAGCAAGACATCATAAACTAA
- the mscL gene encoding large conductance mechanosensitive channel protein MscL codes for MWEDFKKFALKGNVMDLAIAVVIGAAFSKIVTSLVADIITPIIGVLFGGVKFTGLVIKVGAAEIMYGNFIQSVVDFFLIAASIFFVIRLMMKFQRKQEEKVDEGPSIDTKEALLTEIRDLLAQKK; via the coding sequence ATGTGGGAAGATTTTAAGAAATTCGCCTTAAAAGGAAATGTAATGGACTTAGCAATTGCCGTAGTCATTGGCGCTGCTTTTAGTAAAATTGTTACCTCATTAGTAGCGGATATTATCACACCAATCATAGGCGTTTTGTTTGGTGGAGTAAAATTTACTGGATTAGTGATTAAAGTTGGAGCTGCCGAGATCATGTATGGCAATTTTATTCAGTCGGTTGTTGATTTCTTCTTAATAGCTGCTTCTATCTTTTTCGTGATCCGTTTAATGATGAAATTCCAGCGTAAACAAGAAGAAAAAGTGGACGAAGGTCCGTCGATTGACACAAAAGAAGCACTACTAACAGAAATTCGCGATTTATTAGCGCAAAAAAAATAG
- the plsY gene encoding glycerol-3-phosphate 1-O-acyltransferase PlsY produces MTLLAIIIAYLLGSIPSALWIGKIFYKTDIREHGSGNLGGTNTFRTLGVKAGLLVSTMDILKGTAATLLPLIPIFADVSIHPLVLGIIAVIGHMYPLFANFRGGKAVATSAGVLLGYHWPIFVVMLVAFFIVLKWTKMVSLTSMVMAVLSLLYVTIYYLFFEKDWPLVAVIIVLAVFIVYRHRANIVRIKNGTEPKVKWI; encoded by the coding sequence ATGACTCTTCTAGCTATTATTATCGCATACTTACTAGGCTCTATACCATCTGCTTTATGGATCGGTAAAATATTTTACAAAACCGACATCCGAGAACACGGTAGTGGAAACCTAGGTGGAACGAATACGTTTCGAACGCTTGGTGTGAAAGCTGGTCTATTAGTGTCCACGATGGATATTTTAAAAGGAACGGCAGCTACTCTATTACCGCTTATTCCTATTTTTGCTGATGTATCAATTCATCCTCTTGTTTTAGGAATTATTGCTGTTATCGGACATATGTATCCGTTATTCGCAAATTTCAGAGGCGGGAAAGCCGTTGCAACATCAGCAGGAGTTTTGCTCGGTTATCACTGGCCAATTTTTGTGGTCATGCTTGTTGCATTCTTCATCGTATTAAAATGGACTAAAATGGTTTCACTAACGTCTATGGTTATGGCTGTTTTAAGTTTACTGTACGTGACAATTTACTACTTATTTTTTGAAAAAGATTGGCCGTTAGTAGCCGTCATTATCGTATTAGCCGTCTTTATCGTGTACCGTCATCGAGCGAATATTGTTCGAATCAAGAACGGCACAGAACCTAAGGTCAAATGGATTTAA
- a CDS encoding acyl-CoA thioesterase, whose product MYINEKEIEIRYAETDQMGVVYHANYLVWMEIGRTSLIQELGFTYAGLENEGYISPVIDLSIQYKAAMKYGQKARVRTWVESHGRLRTVYGYEILHTDGTVAATAKSEHVLVIRDSFKPVSLKRVDSKWDDKYREIARVTD is encoded by the coding sequence ATGTATATAAATGAAAAAGAAATTGAGATACGTTATGCAGAAACAGATCAAATGGGTGTCGTTTACCATGCGAATTATTTAGTATGGATGGAAATAGGACGAACAAGTTTAATACAGGAATTGGGTTTTACTTATGCTGGATTAGAAAATGAAGGATATATCTCACCAGTGATAGACTTGTCGATTCAATATAAAGCAGCGATGAAATACGGACAAAAAGCACGAGTTCGCACATGGGTGGAGTCTCATGGAAGATTACGCACCGTATATGGGTATGAAATTTTACACACAGATGGCACAGTTGCCGCTACTGCGAAGTCTGAACACGTACTAGTCATACGTGATTCCTTCAAACCGGTATCCCTCAAACGAGTTGACAGTAAATGGGACGATAAATATCGTGAAATTGCGAGAGTGACCGATTAA
- a CDS encoding DUF2922 domain-containing protein, with the protein MAQVLELQFETATGKAITFSVDEPREDVTALDVQNGMQAIIDSQVFYVEGNAISVAKSARIVERNVTELI; encoded by the coding sequence ATGGCGCAAGTTTTAGAATTACAATTTGAAACTGCAACTGGAAAAGCGATTACATTTTCTGTAGATGAACCACGAGAAGATGTTACGGCACTTGATGTGCAAAACGGAATGCAAGCAATTATTGATAGCCAAGTTTTTTACGTAGAAGGAAATGCTATTTCCGTCGCAAAATCTGCAAGGATTGTAGAGCGCAATGTAACTGAATTAATCTAA